Proteins encoded together in one Aurantiacibacter aquimixticola window:
- a CDS encoding FAD-binding oxidoreductase, whose protein sequence is MIQTFDVVVIGAGIAGASIAAEIAAHRTVLIAEAEEHPGYHTTGRSAAFWEECYGGPDVLPLTRGSGPWFRERGFLSDRGALYLARAQDASLIDDFFGRFEQSGADAALIDRPRLESMVPGLAPEWDRAIHQPRCADIDVAAVHQHYLASARERGTTIACGRRFRSAERSKGLWRLQFDKGDAVQAGIIVNSAGAWADDVAQRCGASPLGIRPYRRTVAQLRTDPPPPSDLPLCLDISGDFYFKPESGKVWLSPHDEIPSEACDAVPDEIDVARAIDRFGKVVNWQVLALEHKWAGLRSFAPDRLPVYGFDRRVDGLFWFAGQGGFGIQTAPAAARLGAQLLLDAPCDAMTEALDTALYSPARFTPAAV, encoded by the coding sequence GTGATCCAGACCTTCGATGTCGTGGTGATCGGCGCCGGCATTGCCGGTGCGAGCATCGCTGCCGAAATTGCCGCGCACCGCACCGTGCTGATTGCCGAGGCGGAGGAGCATCCCGGCTACCACACGACGGGCCGTTCGGCCGCTTTCTGGGAAGAATGCTATGGCGGGCCGGACGTTCTGCCTCTCACACGTGGATCCGGACCATGGTTTCGCGAACGCGGTTTCCTCTCCGATCGCGGCGCGCTCTACCTCGCCCGCGCTCAGGATGCTTCCCTGATCGACGACTTCTTCGGGCGCTTCGAACAGTCTGGCGCCGATGCCGCGCTGATCGATCGTCCGCGGCTGGAAAGCATGGTGCCTGGATTGGCACCGGAATGGGACCGGGCAATCCACCAGCCGCGCTGCGCCGATATCGATGTCGCGGCGGTCCACCAGCATTACCTTGCGTCCGCACGCGAGCGCGGCACCACGATCGCATGCGGTCGCCGTTTCCGCTCTGCGGAGCGAAGCAAGGGGCTGTGGCGGTTGCAGTTCGACAAAGGCGACGCCGTCCAGGCGGGCATCATTGTCAATTCGGCCGGGGCCTGGGCCGACGATGTCGCGCAAAGGTGCGGGGCGTCCCCGCTCGGGATCAGGCCTTATCGCCGCACGGTCGCGCAATTGCGCACCGATCCGCCGCCGCCATCGGACCTGCCGCTGTGTCTCGACATATCGGGCGACTTCTATTTCAAGCCGGAAAGCGGAAAGGTCTGGCTGAGTCCGCACGATGAAATCCCGTCGGAAGCCTGCGACGCTGTTCCGGATGAGATCGACGTGGCGCGCGCAATCGATCGGTTCGGCAAGGTCGTGAACTGGCAGGTGCTCGCGCTGGAGCATAAATGGGCGGGCCTGCGCAGCTTCGCGCCGGATCGCCTGCCGGTCTACGGTTTCGACCGCCGCGTCGACGGGCTGTTCTGGTTCGCGGGGCAAGGCGGCTTCGGCATCCAGACCGCTCCGGCAGCGGCGCGGCTCGGCGCGCAATTGCTGCTCGATGCGCCGTGCGACGCGATGACGGAGGCTCTCGATACCGCGCTCTATTCGCCCGCCCGATTTACGCCCGCCGCCGTCTAG
- a CDS encoding alpha/beta fold hydrolase, whose translation MKTAPHAFDRRAIPADAREGMWKAKDGHEIRHIEWPAPPTGVARRGSMLFMAGRGDAYEKYLESFEHWRLKGWQVSAADWRGQGGSGRLGNDDATGHIDDFALWIADLAQYWDGWAAEHDGPRVLVGHSMGGHLTLRAVMEEALSPKPDALVLSAPMLDTFPESVPLPLKRGFAQVMARIGDPKRPAWKMSEKPGITPSMRQALLTHDAERYQDELWWRERRPELELGPGSWGWVKGAMESSAAMFARGGLEQVNMPTFFVATDADRLVSPAAIRSALDRMPHAKGLIFGKEARHEILRECDEIRDRALAAIDGFLERQFSP comes from the coding sequence GTGAAGACCGCGCCGCATGCTTTCGATCGCCGTGCCATCCCCGCCGATGCACGCGAAGGGATGTGGAAAGCGAAGGACGGCCATGAAATTCGCCACATCGAATGGCCCGCGCCGCCCACAGGTGTGGCGCGCCGCGGCTCCATGCTGTTCATGGCTGGGCGCGGCGATGCCTATGAGAAATACCTCGAGAGCTTCGAACATTGGCGGTTGAAAGGGTGGCAGGTCAGCGCTGCGGACTGGCGCGGGCAGGGCGGATCGGGCCGTCTCGGCAATGACGATGCGACGGGCCATATCGACGACTTCGCCTTGTGGATCGCGGACCTGGCGCAATATTGGGATGGCTGGGCCGCCGAGCATGACGGGCCCCGCGTTCTCGTCGGCCATTCGATGGGAGGACACCTGACGCTTCGCGCGGTTATGGAAGAGGCGCTGTCGCCAAAGCCAGATGCGCTTGTTCTGTCCGCGCCCATGCTCGACACTTTCCCGGAATCCGTGCCCCTGCCGCTGAAGCGCGGCTTCGCGCAGGTGATGGCCAGGATCGGCGACCCGAAGCGCCCGGCGTGGAAGATGAGCGAGAAGCCCGGCATCACGCCTAGCATGCGACAGGCCCTGCTGACGCATGACGCCGAACGCTATCAGGACGAGCTCTGGTGGCGGGAGAGACGGCCCGAACTGGAACTGGGGCCGGGAAGCTGGGGCTGGGTGAAAGGCGCGATGGAAAGCTCTGCCGCCATGTTTGCGCGCGGCGGGCTGGAGCAGGTGAACATGCCGACCTTCTTCGTGGCGACCGATGCCGACCGGCTGGTGAGCCCCGCCGCGATCCGCAGCGCTCTCGATCGGATGCCCCATGCCAAAGGGCTGATTTTCGGAAAGGAAGCGCGACACGAAATCCTGCGTGAATGCGACGAAATTCGCGATCGTGCACTTGCCGCCATCGATGGCTTTCTGGAGCGGCAGTTTTCCCCGTGA